TGCGCTGGCcgagtctgtttcttttcttagaAATAATTTCTCCTGCCCAAGAGAAAATCCTCTCGCATGGAACAGAAGCGGCTGTGGAGTGCAGGAACTACACTGCAAGTTAGTAGATATGCCAACTTATGGGTCCTGCAGACTATCacctaaaaacaataaacaaaacgaTTTTCTAAAATGTGTAGCAATGTAATTTACGTATAGTgtcaaataaatttttttagtctttattaGCTTTAATTCACATGGAAGTATTTCTAAAGTCATATGCTGTAATGATATTTACATTATGAAAAGATGATTTTGGACATTTCAAGTTTTTCACTTGTGCAGATAAAATAAATTGAgcaaaatcaactcaaaatcCCGTGAGTGATTcacttccttatatccatttgaatcaggtaccgaagcagttacgtgcgtaatgaagcttcggacgtcactggtcacgtgacttttgccaaacgaagcaagcctcgacacagtgcttctgaaccagtgtgttgtttttttcgacacacgctccggagcgtcagcttcacGCGGGCCATCACTAGTGTTGATCCTCCGTtcagagcagcaggaggaggaaggtggAGTTGAGGCAGGTGAGTGTTAACATGAATATGTTTCTTCTTATGACATAAAATAATTCCACGCTGTTCGTGTCTGTGGGTGAAACGTGAGGCCGGTCGGTCCTCTGAGCGCTGGTTTCCTGTAAGTAGAGAGGAAGTGAAGCGAAGTGCGCAGTTTAGCTGAGCCTCCGTTTAGTGtgagagagcaggaggagagtgAGAGCTGTGCTGAGGCAGGTGAGTGTTAACACCGCTCTGACATTACTGTGTCTCTGTGGCGGGAGCAACAGGCTCCGTCCGTGGAGGCAAAAATAATCAGACTTTGGTTTTTCAAAGGAAATTACCTTATGTCGGAAGAGGCCGCGCGCTCATTGGACAACGACTTGTCAATCTCAAGTTATTAGCCAATGAGCGCGCAGATTCGCAGTAAGACCCGCCCTTATCacgacatttttaaaaactaaaatggcGACAGAAACTCATTTCAGGCTGACTTTAAACTGTTTGAGccacttcctgttctcagtcCCGGCGTCCTGATCACCGACGTTTCTGTTGCTCTGATATCTGATATTGATTATATCGGTAAACAGGCTGTAGCAGAAACATCAGGTCTGATCTGAAAATCCTTCAGAAACAAACTTTAAGAGTTTTATGTCCGTGTGAGGCCGCACGCTGATTGGATAACAACCTGTCAGTCTCAAGTTATTGGCCAATGAGCGCGCGAATTCACAGTAAGACCTTTTCACGTCATTCTTTTAAGCTAAAACATCGACAGTAAAACTGTAACGTGTCCTGTGATCTATAAACTCTGTGATGAATAATCTGAAGTCATTTTGAGCCTGACAGTAGTTTCCTGTcacagagcagaagctgcaggcAGTTTATtccaaaataaatcaataaaggtAGAAAAGAACTCTcagtgaaattaaaatctatttttaaagACAGATGTGACCAAGTGCAACAAATATAAGATGACATGTTTACAGGTATTTGAAGTATTGATCATATGTAGAACACAGAGCAGGTCCAATAACAGAGTCATCCTGCTCACAAACAGCACTTTGGTTTCATGAGCTCACTTCCTGCAGTGATCCTCAGCTTCTCTCCAAAGGAGCCGTAACATGTGGGCTCCTCACCATGatgatgatcccaaacacacggagttccttcatccacctgatCATGTACTTATTAAATAATGTGatggttttggtgttttttaaaGACTTTGAGCCTCTAAAATAACTGGTTTGGACTTTAGGGCCAAAGCTCCAACATTAGAAACCTGTCAGTGTGATGCTTCCAGTACAACAGcacctctgagtgtgtgtgttcacctCTCAGACTAACTCCACCCTGACATCAagaagatggaggaagaggacggAGCAGCATCTGCAgcatccagctgtgtgtctgtgaggagtgacggGGTTACACAAACACCTCCACCTTACAGTCATGGACCTGCAGCAACAAAGTTCTTCAATCATGGAGCTCAGCTGACCATGTAAGATTCTAATGATTTCTTCTCTGCAGCCGTCTGTACTCTAATCTGAGACAACTACTACTGACAGAAACCATCACATCatccagtttgtgtgtttgcagctgCTTCATAGATTTTAAATAGAGATTAATCAGTAATTCATGTGATATGAatgtgatgtgtttgtgtttgcagaggtcagaggtcacagtctccagtatccagctgtgtgtctgtgaggagtgactggTCCAAAGAGATACTTCCTCCATACTTCAGTCATGAACCTGCACCAACAAAGTTCTTCAGTCATGGAGCTCAGCTGACCATGTAAGAGATCTGCTGactcagaggtcaaaggttgtTTATATAAACGTGTTCTGCCAGTGACATCATAACTTGACCTCACACTGATCTGTGTATGAAGTATAATTTAGTGGCAGTTGTTAAAGTTGTATAATGAGGATGCTAGTTTGGGGCGTATTTTCCTGCTGATGCAAATGCATCTACTTTGCCCTTCATCTGTCGCTTTGGACAAAGACGTCCAATGAAAGTCAGAACAACACAGTTTGCACcagcagcaggagaggaagtggctgacatccagaagtcctaccagtggctgagcaaagctggactgaaagacagcacagaggcagtaATCATGGCATCACAGGAACCAGCTCCGAGCACCagacccacagagcccgggGTCTACATGGCTCTTTTTGGGGGGTTGTATTAATAGTGACTCTGTTTCTTTGGACCaaaatcttttgttttcagttcagtGGCAACACCGACTAACACTAATGCAGGGGTCGGCAgcctgcggctccgcgtggtttgggaaaataaatcagtatttagctgaaatgtgttttatttatgttagttctttttaacttctAAATttgaagattattgtgatattgaaatataaaactaaaattctattctattatttttttcattgctcAAATAAGCGTCACAGTCGTGGAAGCCAGTGTTCCCGCAGAAacaccgtgcatttatcgagactttcagcCCCAGGTAGGCCAGTTATGGATCTTGGATCCACATGATGTCAGTAGCTCCTCCGTGAACGATGTTACAAACAAAcacgctcacgcctcacagacgacagctGACATCCTGTAGAGATGAAAGTGACCTCGTACAGCCTGGAtctgcagacgctgtgcgcagaggttcaggagtcCCATTGTGAACGTGTCAGGCAGACGCGAccatgtttgcatgaacacgcttctcacacacggttgctgacgcacacagccggctgtagctttgcagctcacagcccgacacacaccaacaacagcacagacgttaaggcggcgaggcgtgattgcaggtgccgctcaggtgcgtccgcctcccctgcagctgcagaccacgccccccccacacacattaacctggtaaatacatatttaggcagaattttgcaaacatctttttttcattttcagcagctttttccaattttcttttaaaagtcagttcaaggctccaaaagcccaaaggagatatgagggcagctcacagctttgtttgctggatcattttagttcagcgtCTTTGCTtctatttctttaagagttcaaaatgtgttcattacatGAATAacatgtaattttctctgtagcacttcatggatttcataagcaacacaccttagttgttcacgcaaagcataaaggtaaaaaacaataacagtgttatcttcatttagatgttaaaaagtatttgcggctcccagagttttcttttgcctggaaactgggtccaaatggctctttggtcCTAAAGGTCGCTGACCCCTGACCTCATGGTatatttttttagaaaaacatgaATCAAATCTGAGAACAGTTTCTACCTGACCTATTGAATGATATTGAAGCCAGAAGTTTGCCTTCATACTGTGTTCCTTGCTTTTTGTGGTTTACTAATCGATGTGAAATGGATGCAATGTGGTTGTAtttgcagaggtcagaggtcacagtctccggtatccagctgtgtgtctgtgaggagtgactggTCCAAAGACATACATCctccaaacttcagtcatgaacctGCAGCAACAAAGTTCTTCAATCATGGAGCTCAGCTGACCATGTAAGATTCTAATGATTTCTTCTCTGCAGCCGTCTGTACTCTAATCTGAGACAACTACTACTGACAGAAACCATCACATCatccagtttgtgtgtttgcagctgCTTCATAGATTTTAGACAGAGATTAATCAGTAATTCATGTGATATGAatgtgatgtgtttgtgtttgcagaggtcagaggtcacagtctccagcatccagctgtgtgtctgtgaggagtgactggTCCAAAGAGATACTTCCTCCATACTTCAGTCATGAACCTGCAGCAACAAAGTTCTTCAGTCATGGAGCTCAGCTGACCATGTAAGAGATCTGCTGACTCATTTATGGGTGTTTGAAATTCTGTGACCACTTTGTaattttagtttatattttaaaagtgtttttatttttagttgccTGTATTTTATTCCACTGTGTGTAACATGGTGGTTTCTGCTGTTTGGGACTGTTTTGGTGTATTTGTGTCAGAACATCAGATAAATGATTCcatcacattttaaaagaaagtatCAGGATAATAATCTGAACTGAGTcatcagaaacagaaagatgGTCTCAACAGGCCACTGAGCTGATCtccaaagaaagaagaagattgAAGAGTCCGAGGCTGTTTATTTGTCACAGGCATCGTCAAACACGTCCAACACAGTGAAATGTGCTGAGCTGCTCCTGTGACTGGACAAAACATTAGAAACAATCATCAAatgcaataatgaaacattgTGCAGATGTAATGTTAACCTGCTTTGTGCCACATTAGCACAGCATGTACTGACAGAGCAGTGCAAATGAGCAAAGTGATGTAAACAGAGTAACTGAGCAGAGTGAGCAGAGTAATATCAGCAGTAATGAAGCAGCAGGATCAGTGTAGCAGCGTGTGACGTCATAATGAATCAGATATAATCTGAAATCTGACAGTGAGACAAGAACATGATGTAAGGTCCTGTTTAAACCCTGATGGTGCTGCTATGAGGGGAGCACGTTCTGATTTAGGACTTGGATGGTCtgaggatagaagctcctctCTGTTTGTGTCCTGATGGTGCAGAAGCTTCTGCCTGATTGTAGAAGGAGCTGAAGCAGCATCATCCCAGAGGTGAAGCTCCTCTGTGTGCAGACCTGAGGTCAGATTCCTCCAGGCTGATGTTCAGCATCTACAGAAACGTGTGGTTGTAGTTATTGCTGCTCTGTGTGCTGACAGCAGATACTCAGAACAAAGCGCTGCACACGTGTTCTTTACAAACATCTGtacatagaaaacatggattATGGCAGTGAATGAACAcgtttctgtcatttgtttcattggctgcttttttctgCCTGTGTTCATGTGATGAATGTCTGACACATAAACAGGTTTGTAATTAAACATCACATCATCAGGGAGGCATCATGAAACAAAGTTCCTGCtggaggctgaactcaatttggtGGCAATGTTCAAAAATATCACTCAGATCATTTCAAAGCTTttagttcttcttcttcacttctgtaaaataagagaaagaaaatctgAACCCAGAAGTTCACTTCCTGCTGACTgaactctttcaaaataaagctgaaagcTCTGAATGTGACACCGCTGCTCCACCAGTTTTTagaggaggtcaaaggtcagttcAAAGTGATGGATCCCAAACTTCCAGTACATCCAGTGAAGGACATAATCAGCTCTGTGATGAAGGCTTTTACTGTGGAGTTTGTAGGctgatcactctgtgtttaaTAAGACAGGAACAGCAAAGGAAACTTGGATTCTGAACTCAAACACAAGTTTCTCCACTTTGACTTTTCTCTGTGACCATCAGAGCTTCTGCACAGTGTCATCAAATCTGGATGTTTGTCACTGACAGTCAATGATTTTAGTGATAAAGAAATGTGTTcacagagggaggaagaggaagaggagtggtgtttgtgaggaggagcagctgtcctgctgtgctttgtgtCAGAACGTCCTGAAGGATCCAGTCTCTATCAGCTGTGGACACTGGTTCTGCAGACAGTGCATCTCCTCATACTGGgaccagtctgcttcatcaggagaCTCGTCCCTGTCCCCAGTGTGGAGAAAGATCCAGAAgcagagctggactgcagacagccagtcagagcagctgtgtacaaagtaagactgaacatctgtctgctgatggactcatttctgaaaactggacttcttgttGTGTTGTTCAGACActgaagagttttctttctgtttttctttctttcagcagatgttggtctgcaggaggttttagatgaacataagatcagtctgaggaggagatgtgaaagtgtgactgaaggaagtgatgaaacaggaagtagaaccctcctcaacaggatctacactgagctctacatcacagagggacagagtgaagaggttcatacccaacatgaggtgaggcagctggagacagcttccaagatggacgccctccatgacgctccaatcaggtgccaggacatctttaaagccttacctgaccaacagagacccatcagagtggttctgaccaacggcgtggctggtattggaaaaaccttctcagtgcagaagttcactctggactgggcagagggcttggagaaccaacatgtcagtgtggtggttctgctttcattcaggagctgaacctgatcagagatgagcagtacagtctcctggagctgctccatgttttccatccaaccttacagaaggtcacagcagagaagctggctgtctctcagctttgttcatctttgacggcctggatgaaagcagactttcattgatttcaccaacaggaagctgctgtctgatgtcacacagaagtcatcagtcagccagctgctgacaaacctcatccaggggaatctgcttccctcggctctcgcctggataacttcccgacctgcagcagccaatcagatccctcctacatgtgttgacaggctaacagaagtacgaggcttcactgacgcccagaaggaggagtacttcaggaggagattcagtgatAAAGAGTtgtccagcagaatcatctcccacatgaagacatccaggagcctccacatcatgtgtagtatcccagtcttctgctggatcactgctacagttctggagcacatgttgactacagagcagagaggagagctgcccaagaccctgactgacatgtactcacacttcctgctggttcagacaaagaggaagaagaacaagtaccatgagggacatgagacgcagtccacaggagctgacggaggctgacaggaagttcttctgaagctgggaggctggcgtttgaacatctggagaaaggaaacatcatgttctaccaagaagacctggagcagtgtggtctggatgtCACAGAGGCCTcgtgtactcaggagtttgtacagagatcttcaaaagagagtgtgtgatcttccagaaaccagtttactgctttgttcatctgagcattcaggagtttctggctgcagtctacatgttccactgtcacaccaacaggaagacagaggtgCTGAAGGACTTCTTGGAAAATAATCCAGATGATCCTTACTATTACATTTCATTTTCGGATGATTTACTGATGAGAGTCATGTCTAAATCCCTCCAGAGTAAAAATGGTCGTCTGGACctgtttgttcgcttccttcatggcctctgtctggagtccaaccagagactcttaggaggtctgctgggtcagacagagaaTATTCCAGAAACCATCCAGAGAGTCATCAAGAGCCTGAAGAAGATGAACATTGATAaaatctctcctgacagaagcatcaacatcttccactgtctgatggagatgaatgacctctcagtacatcaggagatccaagagttcctgaagtctgagaacagatcagagaagaaactctctgagatccagtgctcagctctggccttcatgctgcagatgtcagaggaggttctggatGAGTTGGACCTGCAGAAGTACAACACATCAGAGCAGGGacgacacagactgattccagctgtgaggaactgcagaaaggctcGGTGAGTCCAGATGTGATCATTAACATCATTGATTAGGGTAGATcagtagggctgtgcgatatgaccaaaatctcatatcctgaTATAAGAGATCTATCGTCCCAacaacgatataaatcacaaaaaatttacattttctgtaaattctgtgaatctcgggcagctcgacttgcgtgaagtgtttccagctgggcgtcgtgtagctggagtcgagtgttttaaccttgTTTTAGATGTAAGTTGTAACAGCCAATATTTCTTTGAgcatttattacacggcgtgctgcggggaaaagcctgttctaatgtttgagtctaaggcTTATTTtctagcacctgacggctctttttgctTGTCATCCGTAAACACTCTGCAgactctttcacgtgattccgtttattttgaaaagtctcaacaggatcttgagctttattgtgaaaggtttatgtggaaaataaacaagcggacacgcgtTGGTTTTACCATCGTTGTTTATTGAAAATCTTCATTTTGAATCATTTATAGAGAAATATGCcaggtgtgtgtttttgttcagcacCTTGGAGACCAAAATCTGCTTCTTGTAGTTGTGTCCCgtcaccagggggcagtgttGCAGCGTGAAAcatctgtgttgtttttgttaatttaactGAGCTCATGCTGTGTACCTACTGCTGGCGCACAGAGCTCGGACTGATCCTCCAGGAATGGTGGCATCTTACTGGCCAAGAGGCAGTGATGTCATACCTGTTGCTCTCTAATCTGGATCTTAAACTGCTCTGGcataagttcacagcatatgtTACCATGGCAATTTACCCCGGTAAAAACTAGAGACGGAgagatccgatattacgtatcggtccgatagtgacctaaattactggatcggatatcggagacaaataaaaaaaaattaatctgatcCGAAGTATCACAAaatcacctcacaaaacttgctacATGGCATAACCCAGCTCATGACCTTAGCACAGTAGATCAGTAttcgtcacgtgatagagcggctgttgtgtgtgagtctggttgagcatttggagccttTCTACGTGCTTCCAAACTGCAGCATTTCATCTCGGAGAAAActagaagtaaagcaagtgtgtaagttcaactctgaatgtttgtatAGGTTTTCCacattaagcttaacaaccgatttatggagccacagctggactggccatcggagTTTTATATTTAGACGAAAAGGAATCgatttgtcccggacttcagcgagagtgaaacaaagacacaaagctggagttattctgtgtctttgctgcacagctgcctcttctcctctcattctctccgcctccctctcctgttgctacttcaatcatgaaactgatcaatgatcagctgatcggtttttctctcttgtttgtttatcgctcactttgcgccagaaagggGGAAACCGCCAGATGTTGCGTTAatcaacagcagcacctttaagcttgatcagctgttgttagaatttatttaatattaatttctagtatcagctgatgtttgttggagccacagctgtaaagctgctggtcatgatgtcggtttggatatgtggtgagaggggaaacatgaagatgaaaccaggagatgtccttactgaatcatcagagctgaactggtgatggagaaacaggtttaccttttaggtcacgtgaatgagttgaagttatgaactgtttctgagagacaaataacaccaggaacCTTTTCTATGTAGCAAACAGGGAGGAGGGTGGgtggtggttccctattttttggCTGGTtattagttaggttgtttaatatttccgctaagtactctttagaataccagaattgggaggatggtgcaggtttaagtttattagattgatcagtgtagctgaactatgaaatattttgggtgcagggtattttttgcatacagcagGGTTCGTatgggtgcttgaaatccttgaaaatacttgaattttaatgttgtcCTTTCAAGGTTtggaaagtgcttgaatttcagatgtggtgcttaaaagtgcttgaaagtgTAACTGTATTTGATTCACCACAAACAACTATCtgattgaatagttttcttatcagacagagaaataaaatgagtcgcaaaatgtaaaagcaaaatttcccgcctgggctgccttgcacctctgtctgtttcagtatgtgaccccgcccctccctcggacagtcggggatgagtgcgctaacatacctgtggGTTGCTGTTTTTGtcgctacccgatccgtaccggaaacccaatcggtaccccgcatgcgcaaatcttacgtcacttcctctctttgccaacattgcgacattcaatatatttgaatgatacggttagcgcccagttagctcctagcatttctcaacagctctgcctccttttcgactgcccgggacatttaaacaatggataatccgtatacaaacaaattcatgcttttctcctcaacagagAGCTTCCCCCGATTGAACAACAGCGccgtaaaataagaagaatggtGCCGAATTACAGACTTAATAATACTGACTTAGTAATGTGTCACGTAAAGATTCATTAGTCAGataaagtgtttactgacaactgacagtgatagc
The sequence above is a segment of the Oreochromis aureus strain Israel breed Guangdong linkage group 3, ZZ_aureus, whole genome shotgun sequence genome. Coding sequences within it:
- the LOC116325282 gene encoding uncharacterized protein LOC116325282 yields the protein MEEEDGAASAASSCVSVRSDGVTQTPPPYSHGPAATKFFNHGAQLTIGQRSQSPVSSCVSVRSDWSKEILPPYFSHEPAPTKFFSHGAQLTIGQRSQSPVSSCVSVRSDWSKDIHPPNFSHEPAATKFFNHGAQLTIGQRSQSPASSCVSVRSDWSKEILPPYFSHEPAATKFFSHGAQLTIGRKRKRSGVCEEEQLSCCALCQNVLKDPVSISCGHWFCRQCISSYWDQSASSGDSSLSPVWRKIQKQSWTADSQGLVYSGVCTEIFKRECVIFQKPVYCFVHLSIQEFLAAVYMFHCHTNRKTEVLKDFLENNPDDPYYYISFSDDLLMRVMSKSLQSKNGRLDLFVRFLHGLCLESNQRLLGGLLGQTENIPETIQRVIKSLKKMNIDKISPDRSINIFHCLMEMNDLSVHQEIQEFLKSENRSEKKLSEIQCSALAFMLQMSEEVLDELDLQKYNTSEQGRHRLIPAVRNCRKARLTHCGFSETHYEVVASALKSNPSHLTELDMSENSLQDPAVKLLCAGLESPYCRLETLRLALAVL